A region from the Mesorhizobium sp. J8 genome encodes:
- a CDS encoding ABC transporter ATP-binding protein → MPDSQDTLSHPRPASAGAEGASAAAGANSPAVEFRNIDIAYGKFVAVRDFSLSIRKGSFVTLLGPSGCGKTTILRSIAGLVDISAGQIMIGGQRVDDVPIYKRNIGLVFQSYALFPHKTVFDNVAFGLKYRNVAKPEIKRKVSQALDMVRLPGSEKKLPSQLSGGQQQRIALARAIVFEPQVLLLDEPLSALDANMREEMRVEIKKIQKETGITAIFVTHDQEEALSMSDRIVVMNAGSAEQIGTPEEVYERPATAFVADFLGKANMLSGTVSRSDGPILVALASGQTVNVQAPKPLAQGSAVTVVVRPQKLSVGGASANRLPGRIVSASYLGGSAIYEVDIGGKTNIRANAAIDGRVLREGEAIELGFDPDDCVLLDEDGRRIS, encoded by the coding sequence GTGCCTGACAGCCAGGACACGCTATCCCATCCCCGGCCGGCCTCGGCCGGGGCGGAAGGTGCGAGCGCGGCCGCCGGGGCGAACAGCCCGGCGGTCGAGTTCCGCAACATCGACATCGCCTATGGCAAGTTCGTTGCCGTGCGCGATTTCTCTTTGTCGATCCGCAAGGGCAGCTTCGTCACGCTGCTTGGCCCTTCGGGCTGTGGCAAGACAACGATCCTGCGCTCCATCGCCGGCCTGGTCGACATCTCGGCCGGCCAGATCATGATCGGCGGCCAGCGCGTCGACGACGTGCCGATCTACAAGCGCAACATCGGCCTTGTCTTCCAGAGCTATGCGCTGTTCCCGCACAAGACCGTGTTCGACAATGTCGCCTTCGGCCTGAAATACCGCAACGTCGCCAAGCCCGAGATCAAGCGCAAAGTGAGCCAGGCGCTCGACATGGTGCGGCTGCCGGGCAGCGAGAAGAAACTGCCCTCGCAATTGTCGGGCGGCCAACAGCAGCGCATCGCGCTGGCGCGCGCCATCGTTTTCGAGCCGCAGGTGCTTCTGCTCGACGAGCCGCTCTCGGCGCTTGACGCGAACATGCGTGAGGAGATGCGCGTCGAGATCAAGAAGATCCAGAAGGAGACGGGCATCACCGCCATCTTCGTCACGCATGACCAGGAAGAAGCGCTCTCCATGTCGGACCGCATCGTGGTGATGAATGCGGGCTCAGCCGAGCAGATCGGCACACCGGAAGAGGTCTATGAGCGGCCGGCCACCGCCTTCGTCGCCGACTTCCTCGGCAAGGCCAACATGCTTTCGGGCACCGTGAGCCGATCCGACGGGCCGATACTTGTCGCCCTGGCCAGCGGCCAGACGGTGAATGTGCAGGCGCCCAAACCTCTGGCGCAAGGCAGTGCCGTCACCGTCGTGGTGCGGCCGCAGAAACTGTCGGTCGGTGGAGCGAGCGCCAACCGGTTGCCTGGCCGGATCGTGTCGGCCTCCTATCTCGGCGGCAGTGCCATCTACGAGGTCGACATAGGCGGCAAGACGAACATCCGGGCCAATGCCGCGATCGACGGCCGCGTTCTGCGCGAAGGCGAAGCAATCGAACTCGGCTTCGACCCGGACGACTGCGTCTTGCTGGATGAGGACGGACGG